A stretch of Henckelia pumila isolate YLH828 chromosome 4, ASM3356847v2, whole genome shotgun sequence DNA encodes these proteins:
- the LOC140865515 gene encoding uncharacterized protein, which yields MEKAKQVGRSSSSFTTDLFGPKEPSTSSPLLGSIFAPQPTISGKDTSTSTPSLARDSKASKGNNLNNTVEPCYYNSSIYYGSRELYPSTNPNVLKKDGGDADPNESNSNCASRGNWWKGSLYY from the exons atggaGAAAGCAAAGCAAGTGGGGCGCTCATCTTCGTCTTTTACAACGGATTTGTTCGGTCCAAAAGAGCCTTCAACATCTTCTCCTCTCTTGGGATCAATCTTTGCTCCACAACCCACT atcTCCGGGAAAGACACGTCGACATCAACTCCTTCACTTGCTCGTG ATTCAAAAGCTTCAAAAGGCAATAATTTGAATAACACAGTGGAGCCTTGCTACTACAACTCATCCATCTATTATGGTTCTCGAGAACTTTATCCTTCCACGAATCCTAATGTT CTAAAGAAAGATGGAGGAGATGCTGATCCAAATGAAAGCAATTCCAACTGTGCCTCCAGAGGAAATTGGTGGAAGG GATCACTATATTATTAA
- the LOC140864187 gene encoding AT-hook motif nuclear-localized protein 15-like — protein MSNRWWAGNVAMHQGHSLHLVNTAEDDQNHVALNASNSSGSNPNQNLDDGENEEDLNPSGDLEISEPSSSSGRRPRGRPPGSKNKQKPPIIITKESPNALRSHVLEVGSGSDVSESIATFARRRHCGVSVLSGSGIVTNVTIRQPSAPAGVITLQGRFEILSLSGAFLPAPSPPNASGLTVYLSGGQGQVVGGTVVGALIASGPVMIIAATFTNATYERLPMEDEAAGEGMDMLTSGANTTGAVGAPGSSTTHGLAANPPASSMPIYNHLPQNLLPTGPDVFWGPPPRPPPY, from the coding sequence ATGTCGAATAGATGGTGGGCAGGAAATGTGGCGATGCATCAAGGCCACTCTCTTCACCTAGTAAACACCGCAGAGGATGATCAAAATCATGTAGCTCTGAATGCATCAAATAGTAGTGGAAGCAACCCTAACCAAAACCTTGATGATGGAGAAAACGAGGAAGATTTAAACCCTTCTGGGGATCTCGAAATATCCGAGCCCTCGTCCAGCTCGGGACGCAGGCCGAGGGGAAGGCCTCCCGGTTCCAAGAATAAGCAAAAACCACCTATTATTATCACTAAAGAAAGTCCCAATGCCCTCCGTAGCCATGTCTTGGAAGTTGGCAGCGGTAGTGATGTTTCGGAGAGCATTGCGACCTTTGCGCGGCGGCGCCATTGCGGTGTTTCGGTTCTCAGTGGTAGTGGGATCGTTACGAATGTGACGATACGCCAGCCGTCTGCTCCAGCTGGGGTGATCACCCTCCAGGGAAGATTCGAGATATTGTCCTTGTCTGGGGCGTTTTTGCCCGCGCCCTCGCCGCCCAATGCTAGTGGCTTGACGGTGTACTTGTCTGGTGGTCAGGGGCAGGTGGTTGGGGGCACGGTTGTAGGTGCCCTGATAGCATCGGGGCCGGTGATGATTATTGCTGCAACTTTTACGAATGCGACGTATGAGAGGTTGCCGATGGAAGACGAGGCCGCCGGAGAAGGAATGGACATGTTGACGTCCGGAGCCAATACGACGGGGGCAGTCGGTGCCCCGGGATCTAGTACCACTCATGGTTTGGCAGCAAATCCTCCGGCATCATCCATGCCTATATATAACCACCTACCCCAAAATTTACTTCCCACCGGACCTGATGTCTTTTGGGGTCCGCCGCCACGCCCTCCGCCTTATTGA
- the LOC140860710 gene encoding LOB domain-containing protein 33-like: MTGLGSSCGACKFLRRRCTTDCVFAPYFCYEQAATHFAAVHKVFGASNVSKLLLHLPVHSRSDAAITISYEALARMHDPIYGCVAHIFALQQQVASIKEEIEMVGSQMANLGFDMARIAVPRETDHPYLVTQPSMGFDITDNLQSLPISHLGHERMNHVFCGQAETLQKPGTTNETSQAYLDSSILESLVEELNQDYYLHLTMAEEFSAAINGR, encoded by the exons ATGACGGGACTCGGCTCCTCGTGCGGCGCTTGCAAGTTCCTGAGAAGAAGGTGCACCACCGACTGCGTCTTCGCGCCATACTTCTGCTACGAGCAGGCGGCGACGCACTTTGCAGCTGTCCACAAGGTTTTTGGAGCCAGCAACGTCTCGAAGCTACTGTTGCATCTCCCCGTGCACAGTCGCAGTGACGCGGCAATCACCATATCTTACGAGGCTCTCGCACGTATGCATGATCCCATCTACGGTTGCGTCGCGCATATATTTGCTCTACAGCAACAG GTGGCTAGCATAAAAGAGGAGATAGAAATGGTCGGAAGTCAAATGGCTAATCTCGGATTCGACATGGCTAGAATCGCGGTACCTCGTGAGACAGATCACCCCTACTTGGTTACGCAGCCATCTATGGGGTTTGATATCACAGACAACCTGCAGAGTTTGCCGATTTCGCACTTGGGACATGAACGTATGAACCATGTTTTCTGCGGCCAAGCGGAGACGTTGCAGAAGCCCGGAACCACGAATGAGACTTCTCAAGCATACTTAGATTCGAGTATCTTAGAAAGTCTTGTCGAAGAACTGAACCAAGATTACTATTTGCACCTCACCATGGCTGAAGAATTCAGTGCTGCCATTAATGGAAGATGA
- the LOC140865517 gene encoding uncharacterized protein yields the protein MEASSKCFYVLGFILILGITNFINGANAAGECPRSTPDMELLKLVPCVSAALDANAVVSSSCCTQVQKLGQNPKCLCAVMLSNTAKSSGVKPEIAITIPKRCNIADRPVGYKCGAYTLP from the exons ATGGAAGCATCATCCAAGTGTTTTTACGTTTTGGGATTCATTCTGATCCTCGGGATCACGAATTTCATTAACGGTGCAAACGCAGCCGGAGAGTGCCCGAGATCGACCCCCGACATGGAACTCCTGAAGCTGGTTCCATGCGTATCGGCAGCTCTAGACGCGAATGCCGTGGTTTCTAGCAGTTGTTGTACTCAGGTTCAGAAACTGGGGCAGAATCCCAAGTGTCTCTGTGCTGTAATGTTGTCTAATACCGCGAAAAGTTCAGGTGTTAAGCCTGAAATTGCTATAACCATTCCAAAGAGATGTAACATTGCTGATAGGCCTGTGGGATACAAGTGTGGAG CTTACACACTGCCTTAA